One Drosophila kikkawai strain 14028-0561.14 chromosome 3L, DkikHiC1v2, whole genome shotgun sequence genomic window carries:
- the LOC108074023 gene encoding uncharacterized protein, whose amino-acid sequence MPKEDPFVNRAQLLKAIKKYPEIWDSNNKLHMCRSVTSPMWTEIAEQFGGHVPTVKLQSIWSQMKYHYHNLVHRQILHKDRFNTKWEHFEPMSFMYSITVAKIVGAQAGGGGASSSESPPTGGAPPPAGEESAAPTPPPPLPSASHGRGRPSGSFSWLQTTTATPPAPQLPHLIAQPPHGQSQGMTYTAFTGLVPPPATVATEVVVTPPRKLGRPSSLHNSMRGRIIDAIKARPSLWAGRQRSEKGQGQSRTSAVWKEAALEMGLTPTLMQTRWSIIKQRYVDELQKERHAQYSHQGFRSTWEHFDRMCFMREILLKKVDEREQTREQIQEIVSEQQHHQQPQHHPSQQLHHYRPPPPPPAGLVEHAQDMPIGLVQHHHEGHHPPLAMHHPHHPQAIRRRVKHESDLEWDPFEMILHVHGAGEPAAN is encoded by the exons ATGCCCAAGGAGGATCCTTTCGTCAATCGCGCCCAGCTCCTAAAGGCGATCAAGAAGTATCCGGAGATCTGGGACTCCAACAACAAGTTGCACATGTGCCGCAGCGTCACATCGCCAATGTGGACCGAGATCGCCGAGCAGTTCGGCGGCCATGTGCCGACAG TCAAGCTGCAGTCGATCTGGAGCCAGATGAAGTACCATTACCACAACTTGGTCCACCGCCAGATTCTACACAAGGATCGCTTCAACACCAAGTGGGAGCACTTTGAGCCCATGTCCTTCATGTACAGCATAACGGTGGCCAAGATAGTGGGTGCCCAGGCGGGTGGTGGCGGTGCCTCTTCCTCCGAATCCCCGCCAACTGGCGGTGCTCCGCCTCCAGCTGGGGAGGAATCAGCTGCGCCTACACCACCGCCTCCCTTGCCCAGTGCCTCCCATGGACGTGGGCGACCCAGCGGCAGTTTCAGTTGGTTGCAGACCACAACTGCCACGCCCCCGGCCCCACAACTGCCACATCTTATCGCTCAGCCGCCGCATGGCCAGAGTCAGGGAATGACATATACTGCCTTTACCGGATTGGTGCCACCGCCGGCGACCGTGGCCACAGAGGTGGTAGTAACGCCGCCCCGTAAATTGGGGCGACCCAGTTCGCTGCACAACAGTATGCGTGGCCGGATCATTGATGCCATCAAAGCCCGTCCGTCCCTTTGGGCGGGACGCCAGCGAAGCGAAAAGGGACAGGGCCAAAGCCGCACCTCCGCCGTTTGGAAGGAGGCGGCACTCGAAATGGGACTGACTCCTA CCCTGATGCAAACCCGCTGGTCTATCATAAAGCAGCGGTACGTGGACGAGCTGCAGAAGGAGCGTCATGCGCAGTACTCCCACCAAGGATTCCGCTCCACTTGGGAACACTTTGATCGCATGTGCTTTATGCGAGAAATTCTGCTGAAGAAGGTCGATGAGCGCGAGCAGACTCGGGAGCAGATTCAAGAGATAGTCAGCgaacagcagcaccaccagcagccgcagcatCATCCGTCGCAGCAGCTACACCATTATcgtccaccgccgccgccaccagccGGTCTAGTGGAGCATGCCCAGGATATGCCAATTGGATTGGTGCAGCACCACCATGAGGGACACCATCCACCGCTGGCCATGCACCATCCACACCATCCACAAGCCATTCGTCGTCGAGTCAAGCACGAGTCCGATCTGGAGTGGGATCCCTTTGAGATGATACTCCACGTCCATGGCGCTGGCGAGCCAGCGGCCAACTGA
- the LOC108073788 gene encoding uncharacterized protein, whose translation MEENVFQNTKDSLLRKALLPLNQSDLDDLPSTSKGVTSASVLASLTGIKSFEEAEDSLQWFDWEEPEFSGWSNPTKRSASKRTMSIKTDPAYSPKAKLDTAHPRMMTRSLLKRDRAMLLSETATGSGAKEDQKPKPKVVTSLRRFKTSQRITPTVWHSGNVCHHALRQICDPETRQSAENDVERWRAIEAICLDLRGINVRGDVGVLKGPVSFEDVFQVLGLDEQGEPVVEPSPSPEIKVVSSEDEIEVVSPSVSRNIDNALLPPLTPIQGGIYPARELRERVLKLETKSVAKSSRRSQKRTTKSTRNRR comes from the exons ATG GAGGAAAACGTTTTCCAGAATACCAAGGATTCGCTCTTGCGCAAAGCCCTGCTTCCCCTGAACCAAAGCGACTTGGATGACTTGCCCAGCACGAGCAAGGGTGTCACATCCGCATCCGTTTTAGCATCCTTAACCGGAATCAAAAGCTTCGAAGAGGCCGAAGATTCGCTGCAGTGGTTTGATTGGGAGGAACCGGAATTTTCCGGCTGGTCCAATCCCACCAAACGGTCTGCCAGCAAACGAACGATGTCCATTAAGACCGATCCGGCCTACTCTCCAAAAGCTAAGCTAGACACAGCGCATCCGCGTATGATGACTAGAAGTCTGCTGAAAAGAGATCGGGCAATGCTTTTGAGTGAGACTGCGACTGGAAGTGGAGCAAAGGAGGATCAGAAGCCCAAGCCAAAGGTAGTCACTTCTCTCAGGCGATTCAAGACCAGCCAGAGGATAACGCCGACTGTCTGGCACTCGGGCAATGTCTGTCATCATGCCCTAAGGCAGATCTGCGATCCGGAAACCAGACAGAGTGCTGAAAATGACGTAGAGCGTTGGCGGGCCATCGAGGCCATTTGCTTGGATCTGCGAGGCATCAATGTGAGGGGCGACGTGGGTGTTTTAAAGGGTCCTGTTTCCTTTGAGGATGTCTTTCAAGTGCTGGGACTCGATGAGCAGGGCGAGCCTGTGGTGGAGCCATCACCCTCGCCAGAAATTAAGGTGGTTTCTTCTGAAGATGAAATAGAAGTGGTTTCACCCAGTGTATCACGCAATATTGATAATGCATTGCTGCCGCCATTGACACCGATCCAGGGAGGCATATATCCTGCCAGAGAACTCAGGGAAAGGGTATTAAAATTGGAAACGAAATCGGTGGCCAAGAGTTCCAGGCGTAGCCAGAAGAGGACTACCAAATCTACCCGGAATAGGCGTTGA